The genomic region CCTTTCCGGGGGTGTCGTCGCCGCGGTGGCGGCTTCGACAAGCATGCGGTCCATGGACCGTCCTTCCCTGCGCGGAGCACCATGATGCAGCGATCGCGCCTGCGAATCGGAATGCATCTGCTTCCGCAACATCACGCTATGCGTGTGGTGCGGAGGCGTGTCAACAAAAACGACATCGCGGCGACGAGATTCGTGCACGATCGCGCGTCCGGTGCGCGTCGTGCGGCGATGATGGTCGCCTCGTGGCGGAACGGCAGCGCGACGCGCGCTTCGTCGAGCGCCTCGCGCCCGCAGCCTCGCGCAGGCCACGGGCGATGCGGCGCGCGTCGACGGCGTCAGGCCGGGAACACGAAGGACGACCGTCGCAGCTTGCCTCTCAGTGCGGCGCGCAAGGTGACGTCGCAGAGGCGGCTCGGACCGGCTCGCCGGCGACAGAACCGCGACCGCGCCGCGCGCCTCACCCGCGGGCGCGGAGCGGCACCACCTTGCGCTCCGCCGCGCCGACATAGTGCGACAACGGGCGGATCAGCCGATTGTCCTGCATCTGCTCGAGCACGTGCGCTGACCAGCCGGTGATTCGGCTTGCGACGAAGAGCGGGGTGAAGAAATCGATCTCGAACCCCATCATGTAGTAGGTGGGGCCGGCCGGGAAATCGAGGTTGGGGTGGATCCCCTTCCGCGCGAGCATCTCCTCGGCGAGGATCCGGCTGATCTCGAGCCATTTCTCGCCGCCGCGAAGCCGCGCCACCTCGTCGCGGTATTTCGCCATCGTCGGCACGCGGCTGTCGCCGGAGCGGTAGACGCGATGGCCGAAGCCCATCACGAGCGCGCGATGCTCGAGCTTGTCGTCGATCCAGCCGCGCGCCCGCGCGGGCGTGCCCACCTGCTTCAGCATATGCATCACCGCCTCGTTGGCGCCGCCGTGCAGCGGCCCCTTCAGCGCGGCGATCGCTGCCGTCACCGCGGCGTGGATGTCGGCCTGGGTGCTCGTCACCGTCCGGGCGGTGAAGGTCGAGGCGTTGAAGCTGTGCTCGGCGTAGAGCGTCATCGAGGCGTCGAACGCCTTGACGATGGCCGGTTCCGGCACCTTGCCGAAGAACATGTGGAAGATGTTCTCGGCGAAGCCGAGCTCGGGCTTGGGGCGGATCGGGCGCAAGCCCTTGCGGAGACGCGCGATCGCGGCGATCGCGGTCGGGATCTTCGCATAGAGGCGAAGCGCCTTGCGCCGTGTGGCCTCCACCGAGGTGTCGCGCCCTTCCGGGTCCTCCATCCCCATGAACGACACCGCCGTACGGATGGCGTCCATCGGGTGGGCCTTGCGGGGGAACTCCTCGAGCACGCGGATGAGCGCGCGCGAGATGCCGCGCTCGGCGGCCTCCGCCTTCCGGAACGCGTTGAGCTGCCTCCGCGTCGGCAGCTCGCCTTCGAGCAGGAGGTAGGCGACTTCCTCGAACCGGCACTGGTCGGCCAGATCCTGAACCGGATAGCCGCGATAGGTCAGGGAGTTCGTCTCAGGCATCACCTTGGAGACGGCGGTTACGTCGGCCACCACGCCGACGAGGCCCTTGTGCACTCCTTGGGTCGCCACGTCGTTCATCGGTTCGTCCTCCCTTCGCCCCGCTCAGCGCGTCCCCTTCGCCGTCCGGCGCAACGCCGTCTTCGCGGCGCGGCCTTTCCTGCGCTCGAGCGTGCGGGTCTTCTGCGCCGCTGCGCGCAGCTGCCGCTTGGCGCGCGTCTCGGGCTTCGCCACCGGCGGAGCATCGAAGATCCCCTTGCCTGGCGCGAGCGTCAGCCCTTTCGGCGGCACGGCGATGTTGAGAACTGCAAGCCCCCCGGCCGGAATGGCGGCGAGGTCCTGAACATCGGCAAGGAAGCGGTTCGCCTCGCGCGTGGTGATGATGCCGTCCGTCAGTGTCCGGAACTTGCGGATGTAGTCGGGCCGCGTGAATGGGCGGGCACCGAGGCTGTGGGCGTTCGCGACCGCGAGCTCGTCGACGAGACGTGTGCCGTCCTTGAACAGGATCTCGACGCGCGCTCCGAAGGCCTTCTCCTTTGGATCATCGGAGTGGTAGCGGCGCGTCCACTCCGGATCCTCCCTCGTCTCGATCTTGTGCCAGAGCGCGACCGTGGAGGGGCGCCGCGCACGCCTCGGGGTGTAGGAGTCGATGTGGTGCCAGCGCCCGTCCTCGAGGGCGACGGCGAAGATGTACATGATCGAGTGGTCGAGCGTCTCGCGCGAGGCGTTCGGGTCCATCTTCTGCGGGTCGTTCGCCCCGGTGCCGATCACGTAGTGGGTGTGGTGCGAGGTGTGGATGATCACCTTCTCGATCGCGGAGAAGTCCTCGATCTTCTCGCGCATGCGGAAGGCGAGGTCGATCAGCGCCTGGCTCTGGTATTCGGCGCTGTGCTCCTTGGTATAGCTCTCGAGGATCGCGCGCTTCGGCTCTCCCGGCTCGGGCAGGGGCACGAGATACTCGTGCGAGCGGTCCTCGCGGCCGGCGAGCATCCAGGCGATCACGCTGTCCTCGCCTTCGTAGATCGGGTTCGGCGCGCCCTCGCCGCGCATCGCGCGATCCACCGCCTCGACCGCGAGCTTGCCCGCATGCGCCGGCGCGAAGGCCTTCCAGGAGGAGATCTCGCCCTTGCGGCTCTGGCGCGTGGTGAAGCTCACATGCACCGCCTGCTGCACGGCCTGGAAGATCACCTCCTGCCTGAGCCCGAGCAGTGCCCCGATTCCGGCCGCAGCGGCCGGGCAGAGATGGGCGATGTGGTCGATCTTATGCCGGTGCAGGCAGATCCCCTTCACGAGGTCGATGTGGATCTCGTAGGCGGTGGCAAGCCCACGGATGAGGTCACGGCCCGATCGGCCCATCGTCTGCGCCACCGCGAGGACGGGGGGGATGTTGTCTGCCGGGTGGGAATAATCCGCCGCGAGGAACGTGTCGTGGAAGTCTAGCTCCCGCACCGCGGTGCCGTTCGCCCAGGCCGCCCATTCGGGGCTGACCGTCGTCGCGGCAGGCATGCCGAACACGGTCGCCCCGCCCTTGCGCGGATGGGCGAGCGCCATCATCCGCGCCGATACCACGGGGCGGCGGTTGATCGCGGCGATGGCGACGGCGGCGTTGTCGATGATCCGGTTGATGATCATCTCCGCCACGTCCTTCGGCACCGGGGCACGGTCGGTCGCGACGCCGGCGATCTTCCACGCGAGCTGCTCCTCGCGCGGCAGAAGGTCCTTCGACGGATGGACGCGGACGGAATGGAGCTTCATCGGTGCCGTCTCTCCTCCTCGGGCGCACGCGGCGGGCGGATCCGCCCTTGATCGCCACGCTGTTGCGTTCTTGACTGGCGCGCCTTCCTAGACCCGAGCCGCGCAGAGGCGCAAGCGAACGACCTACAGCGAGGAGACCGAGCAGCGATGTCCGCACCGCACGATGCCACCTTCGACCGGATCGTTCGTGGCGATGTCGTCACGTCCGACACCGTGCTCGCCGACGGGTTCATCGCTATCCGGGAAGGCCGGATCGCCGCGATCGGACAGGGCGAGCCGCCCGCCGCGCGGGCGGTGTCGGATCATCGCGGCAAGCTCGTCTTCCCGGGCCTGGTCGACGGCCACATGCACACCTCCTCCGCGATGGGCTGGGCGGGGATCGAGCATGCGACCCGCACGGCCGCTGCGGGGGGCGTCACCACGGTCTGCGACATGCCCTACGACATCCCCCATCCGGTCACGGATGCCGCGATCTTCCGCGAGAAGGTCGCGGTGGTGAATGCGACCGCGCATGTCGATGTCGCGCTCTACGGCACCATCACCAAGCAGGGCGGCACAGGCGCGATCCTCGGCCTTGCCGAGGCCGGCGCCTCCGCCTTCAAGCTCTCGACTTACGAGTATGACGCGGTCCGCTTCCCGCGAATTGATCATATCGAGATGGAGAAGGCCTTCGCCTTCATCGCCGAGACGGGTCTGATGGTCGCCGTCCACAACGAGGACCAGGAGCTCGTCGAGCGGCTGACCGAAGGCGCGCTCGCCGCCGGCAGGACCGACCCGATCATGCACTGCCGCACCCGGCCGCCGCTCGCTGAGAACCTCGCCAATGTGACGATCTTCGAGCTCGGGCTCGCCACCGGCGCGCATGTGCACATCGCCCACTCCTCTCTCGCCTCGGGCTTCGACCTCGCCGCGATCTATCGCGACCGCGGCATGAAGGCCTCCGGCGAGGCGTGCATCCAGTATCTCTGCATGACGGAGGAGGACCTCGTCCGCCTCGGCGGCAAGGGAAAGTGCAACCCTCCCTTCCGCACCGCCGAGGAGGTCGAGCGCGTGTGGGACCGTTTGCTCAAAGGCACCGTCGCCTATGTCTCGACCGACCATGCGCCCTGGCCGATCGAGCGCAAGCGCCACACCGATATCTTCAAGTGCAGCGCCGGTCTGACGGGGCTTCAGAGTTTCGCGCCGCTGATGTTCACGCTTCTCGATGAGCGTCGGCTGCCAATCACCCTGATGGCGAAATACTGTGCCGAGGAGCCGGCGCGCTACCACGGCCTCCTGCCGAAGAAGGGGAGGATCGCCATCGGCGCCGATGCCGATCTCTGCGTGATCGAACGCGGGGTGTTCACTTTCGACGAGACGATGATCGTCGACCGGCCGGAGTGCCGCTGGAGCCCCTATCACGGCCGGGAGATGCGCGGCCGTGTCGCCGCCGCCTATCTCCGCGGCGAGATGATCTGGGACGGGCACCGGGTGCTGAACGCTCCGGGTGCGGGCCGGTTCGTGCCGCGCCAGAGGAGCTAGGGTGGATGGCACGAATCGTCCGCGTCGCCGCCTGCCAGATGGGGCCGGTGCAGCGCGCCGACCCCCGCGAGGCCACGCTCGCGCGTCTGATCGCACTGCTCGAGAAGGCCGCAGCTGAGGGGGCCCGGCTTGCCGTCTTCCCGGAACTCGCGTTGACGACCTTCTTCCCACGCTGGCCGATCGAGGACGAGGCGGAGCTCCTCTCCTATTTCGAGCCGGAGATGCCGAACCCGAATGTGCAGCCGCTGTTCGACCGGGCGAGGGCGCTCGGTGTCGGGTTCTATCTTGGCTACGCCGAGCTCGACCGGGGGGCCTTCGACGATGGCCCAGGTGGTGACGGCGCCGTGCGCCGCCGCGGCTACAACAGCGCCGTTCTCGTCGCCCCGGACGGAACGATCTTGGGCAAGTATCGGAAGGTTCATCTTCCCGGGTCGGAACGGGTCAGGCCCGGGCAGAGATGGCAGCAGCTCGAGAAGCGCTACTTCGCCTATGGCGATCTCGGCTTCCCCGCCTTCCGCACCGAAGCCCCGATCGGGCCGGGGATCATGGGCATGCTCATTTGCAACGACCGGCGCTGGCCGGAGGCCTGGCGCTGCCTAGGGCTGCAGGGCGCGGAGATGGTGCTCGTCGGCTACAACTCGGCCGCCTACGACCCGAATGGCGGCGAGGGCGAGAGTGCGGCGCTGCGCACCTTCCACTCGACGCTCGTTGCCCAAGCCAATGCCTACATGAATGCAACCTGGGCGGTCGCCGTTGCCAAGGCAGGGGAGGAGGACGGCGCGGGGCTGATCGGCGGCTCCTGCATCGTCGACCCGAACGGTCAGGTCGTCGCCCAAGCCACGACGCTCGGCGACGAGGTGCTGGTCGCCGACTGCGATCTCGACGCCACACGGCAGGGCAAGACGAAGATGTTCGACTTCGCCGCCCATCGACGCCCGCAGCACTACCGGCGGATCGTCGACCAGGTCGGGGTCGTGCCGCCGTCCTGAGCGTGGGCGGGGCGACCGCGATCAGCGCACGATGACGTTTCGGAACTGCCACGGATCCTCGAGATCGACGTCCTCGGGGAAGAGGCCGGGGCGGCCGGTCAGCGGCGTCCAGCTCGTATAGGCGCCGACCACCGGGCCAAGATAGGGCAGCTGCACCTCGAGGCAGCGACGCCAGTCGATCTCGTCGGCGTCGACCACACCGCTGCGCGGGTTCTCGATCGTCCACACCATACCCGCGAGCACGGCCGAGGTGACCTGAAGCCCGGTCGCGTTCTGGTAGGGGGCGAGCCGCCGCGCCTCGGCGATCGAGAGCTGGCTGCCGAACCAGTAGGCGTTCCGCGCATGGCCGTAGAGCAGAACGCCGAGCTCGTCGATTCCCTCGACGATCTCGTCGTTCATCAGCCGGGTGCGTGGCTGGCGCTCGAAGGCACGCCCTTGGAACTCGTGCAGCGAGAGCACCGTATCGTCGCAGGGGTGATAGGCGTAGTGGCAGGTGGGCCGGTAGACGACCTTGCCCCCCTCGCGCAGCGTCAGGTAGTCGGCGATCGAGATGCTCTCGTTGTGGGTGATCAGCCAGCCGATCTGCGGCCCTGCCGTCGGCACCCAGGTGCGCACGCGCGTCGCGCAGCCCGGGCGCGTCAGGTAAATGGCGGCGTCGCAGCCGAACTCGTGCCGGCGCCCCTCCGGCGGCAGCGCCTTCTCGTGCGTGCCGAACCCAAGCTCGGCGGGCTGCATGCCCTCGGAGAGAAACCCCTCGATCGACCAGGTGTTGACGAATTCACCCTGCTCCTTGGGCCGGTCGGAGCGCTGGGTGTCGCGCTCGGCGATGTGGATCCCCTTGACGCCGAGATCGCGGGCGAGCCGCGCCCAGCCCTCTTGCGTCGTCGGCGCCGTCGTGTCCTTCCCGAGCGCCTCGGCGAGGTTGACGAGCGCCTGCTTGACGAAGTGGCTCACCATGCCTGGGTTGGCGCCGTGCGCGATCAGAGCGGTTGGGTCGTCGTGGCCCGGGCGGCGCAGCGCGCGGGCGCTCTCGCGCAGAGCGTAGTTCGAACGCTGGCTCATGCTGAGCGACGGGTCGGTGTAGCCGCCCGGCCAGGGCTCGATGCAGGTATCGAGATAGAGAGCGTTCCACTGCCGGCAGAGCTCGATGAGCGCGACCGAGGACACCTCGACTGAGAGGTTCACCAGGAACCCGCCCCTGCCGAGCAGAGGCTCGAGCTCGCTGCGGAGGTTCTCGCGGGTGAGCGCGAGCTTGCGGAAGCGTATGCCTTCCTTCTCGGCGATCCAGCGGCCGC from Elioraea tepida harbors:
- a CDS encoding bifunctional 2-methylcitrate synthase/citrate synthase yields the protein MNDVATQGVHKGLVGVVADVTAVSKVMPETNSLTYRGYPVQDLADQCRFEEVAYLLLEGELPTRRQLNAFRKAEAAERGISRALIRVLEEFPRKAHPMDAIRTAVSFMGMEDPEGRDTSVEATRRKALRLYAKIPTAIAAIARLRKGLRPIRPKPELGFAENIFHMFFGKVPEPAIVKAFDASMTLYAEHSFNASTFTARTVTSTQADIHAAVTAAIAALKGPLHGGANEAVMHMLKQVGTPARARGWIDDKLEHRALVMGFGHRVYRSGDSRVPTMAKYRDEVARLRGGEKWLEISRILAEEMLARKGIHPNLDFPAGPTYYMMGFEIDFFTPLFVASRITGWSAHVLEQMQDNRLIRPLSHYVGAAERKVVPLRARG
- a CDS encoding dihydroorotase: MSAPHDATFDRIVRGDVVTSDTVLADGFIAIREGRIAAIGQGEPPAARAVSDHRGKLVFPGLVDGHMHTSSAMGWAGIEHATRTAAAGGVTTVCDMPYDIPHPVTDAAIFREKVAVVNATAHVDVALYGTITKQGGTGAILGLAEAGASAFKLSTYEYDAVRFPRIDHIEMEKAFAFIAETGLMVAVHNEDQELVERLTEGALAAGRTDPIMHCRTRPPLAENLANVTIFELGLATGAHVHIAHSSLASGFDLAAIYRDRGMKASGEACIQYLCMTEEDLVRLGGKGKCNPPFRTAEEVERVWDRLLKGTVAYVSTDHAPWPIERKRHTDIFKCSAGLTGLQSFAPLMFTLLDERRLPITLMAKYCAEEPARYHGLLPKKGRIAIGADADLCVIERGVFTFDETMIVDRPECRWSPYHGREMRGRVAAAYLRGEMIWDGHRVLNAPGAGRFVPRQRS
- a CDS encoding MmgE/PrpD family protein, which produces MKLHSVRVHPSKDLLPREEQLAWKIAGVATDRAPVPKDVAEMIINRIIDNAAVAIAAINRRPVVSARMMALAHPRKGGATVFGMPAATTVSPEWAAWANGTAVRELDFHDTFLAADYSHPADNIPPVLAVAQTMGRSGRDLIRGLATAYEIHIDLVKGICLHRHKIDHIAHLCPAAAAGIGALLGLRQEVIFQAVQQAVHVSFTTRQSRKGEISSWKAFAPAHAGKLAVEAVDRAMRGEGAPNPIYEGEDSVIAWMLAGREDRSHEYLVPLPEPGEPKRAILESYTKEHSAEYQSQALIDLAFRMREKIEDFSAIEKVIIHTSHHTHYVIGTGANDPQKMDPNASRETLDHSIMYIFAVALEDGRWHHIDSYTPRRARRPSTVALWHKIETREDPEWTRRYHSDDPKEKAFGARVEILFKDGTRLVDELAVANAHSLGARPFTRPDYIRKFRTLTDGIITTREANRFLADVQDLAAIPAGGLAVLNIAVPPKGLTLAPGKGIFDAPPVAKPETRAKRQLRAAAQKTRTLERRKGRAAKTALRRTAKGTR
- a CDS encoding N-carbamoyl-D-amino-acid hydrolase, whose protein sequence is MARIVRVAACQMGPVQRADPREATLARLIALLEKAAAEGARLAVFPELALTTFFPRWPIEDEAELLSYFEPEMPNPNVQPLFDRARALGVGFYLGYAELDRGAFDDGPGGDGAVRRRGYNSAVLVAPDGTILGKYRKVHLPGSERVRPGQRWQQLEKRYFAYGDLGFPAFRTEAPIGPGIMGMLICNDRRWPEAWRCLGLQGAEMVLVGYNSAAYDPNGGEGESAALRTFHSTLVAQANAYMNATWAVAVAKAGEEDGAGLIGGSCIVDPNGQVVAQATTLGDEVLVADCDLDATRQGKTKMFDFAAHRRPQHYRRIVDQVGVVPPS
- a CDS encoding homospermidine synthase, with translation MAEWKTHARFPGPIVMVGFGSIGRGTLPLILRHIDAPRERMVVIDPDDSGRWIAEKEGIRFRKLALTRENLRSELEPLLGRGGFLVNLSVEVSSVALIELCRQWNALYLDTCIEPWPGGYTDPSLSMSQRSNYALRESARALRRPGHDDPTALIAHGANPGMVSHFVKQALVNLAEALGKDTTAPTTQEGWARLARDLGVKGIHIAERDTQRSDRPKEQGEFVNTWSIEGFLSEGMQPAELGFGTHEKALPPEGRRHEFGCDAAIYLTRPGCATRVRTWVPTAGPQIGWLITHNESISIADYLTLREGGKVVYRPTCHYAYHPCDDTVLSLHEFQGRAFERQPRTRLMNDEIVEGIDELGVLLYGHARNAYWFGSQLSIAEARRLAPYQNATGLQVTSAVLAGMVWTIENPRSGVVDADEIDWRRCLEVQLPYLGPVVGAYTSWTPLTGRPGLFPEDVDLEDPWQFRNVIVR